ATAAAGTCATTTAATTCTGAAAGGTAGTATTCAGTACGCATATAACTTTTAGGGACAACCAAAATTGTCCCCTTATAAATCTCTTCAATATGAAATAAACTATTTGTCATATCTTGCTTTAAATACTTCATCAATCCACTTCAAACCTTCAATCACAATATTGTGAGCTTCGCTAAATTCTAACAATTAAGCAAAACAACTACTTCTAATACAATTAAACATATAAAACCTTACACGCAAACTTTTAATCCTTGTATTTCAAATACAAAATAACATATTGCAATATAGCACACTGTATATGAAATACAAAATTCAATAAACTAAAATCGATAGATACAAAAATGAAATATAAATATGTAATAGAACTGTACACCTACAGAATTAAATTCCATCCCCAAAGACCATAAATCAATTCACATCAAAGAATCATACGAAAACCAACAAGAGGTTGCCTAATTGGGATAAATCCCCACAACACTACGAGCCCTAAAACGTTCTTTGGACTTCATGATACAATTGTTATCAACAACATGGAGTGATTCCTACATAATGAAAATCACTCAGACAACAATTATAGAATCCGCTCCATAATAACCTATCGAAACAGAACAAATCATCGGTTCCGCTGTATACCTTTTTAGAAACAGATGTACCCAAACAAGCGGTAAAAAATGCTATAAATAATTATATTGGGGGAAATTACAGAATAGATGCATCCATCAAACGTTAAAATAGGACAGAATGAATATCGAACCTATCAACTGATCACGTTGATCGAAGAAGGAAAGATACATTTCGAACAAAATATCGAATGGAACACTCGACACCAAAGCATGTCGATAGAGTCCATATTGTTAGGACTTACGATGACACCATTCTATGTAGACGCATCAGATCCAAATGCATGGTTTCTATTAGATGGGAACAAACGCCTGTATTCTCTATCTCGCTTTTTGAAAGGAAACTTTTGTTTGAACTCTTTGGATTTCTTTCCAAATCTCAATGGATGCTATTTCGCCGACCTCTCTTTCGGAATACAAAGAAAGCTCACTGAAGCGATGTTCAAAGTCTATACCATCAATCAAGGAGTCAGTGCTGAGATACGCTACAACTTAGCTTTACGCATCGTGCCCGATTTACAAAAACAGCAAAACTACCGATATATAGAGACCTTGCTAGACTCACAATGCAGGGAGGCGTTAAAAGATTGGCTGAATGGTAGTAGTTATGATTTTATCAAAAAACAATTTGACACAAAGTCTTCTTATCGATTCGTATTAGAATATTTCAGGATAAAAATGTCTCTAGAAGAAGAGGCAAAGATCAATTTAAACACCCCTATAGAGCAAATTGTATTTCGATTAAATAATAAGGGAGTTCACGGTTTATCTTCATGGAAGCGTGGCATGGAACGAATATCCTATCTTTTTAAAGACACAAAACACTCCTATCTAAATAAGAAGACCATCCCTATTTGGATCTATATTCTAGGAGAGTATATGGGAAGCAGTCAATATGAGGAGATAAGTCACCATAGAGACATTTTTCTAGAAGAGTGGGCCAATTTCTACTTAAAGAAAGAGAACAGTCGTTTGTTTACAAAAGCAAATCCAAAAGAGATTTATAATAAAATGATTAAATGGATCGATCAATGATTAAACGTATAAAGATAGAGAATTTCAAAGCACTACAGGAAGTAGATCTTACCACTAAAAAGTTGAATATTTTTACTGGATTAAATGGAATGGGAAAATCTACGATACTCCAATCATTGCTGTTGCTAAGACAATCGTTTCAACCCCCATTCGACACCCTCTACCTAAACAACCATCTGATCGAATTAGGAACATTTCGAGAGATATTCTGCGAAAACCCTTCTAGCAATCAACTCTCGCTGATGTTACAGTGGGAAGAGGGGAGCCAGCTATCCATTGAGAGAACTTATGATACCTCTTTAGAGAGTCAAAAATCCATAAAAGGAGAGGCTTTAGACAACGAATCGTTAAAAGAACATGCCCTTTTCGCCGAGGATACATTCAAATATTTGAGCGCACATAGGATGAAACCATCAGATGTATATGAGATGAATGCATCCCTTATAGATAAACGCCAATTGGGCAATGAGGGTGAGTTTGCACCACACTACTATCATCTAAACAAAAATGAGAATATAGGCATCAAGGCGTTGGCATTCGATGAAGACGATCACATTTTCTCTTTAGAACACCAACTAAACCAATGGTTGGGAGTGATTAGCCCAAAGATTATTGTAAATACAGAGAGTGTCAATGGAAATATGATTCAGTTAACCTACTCTTATGTGACGGCACATGGCAACACCTCTAGCTATCTACCAAAGAATGCAGGTTTTGGTTTAACATACGTATTCTCCGTTTTAGTCGCACTCCTTACAGCCAGAGAGGGAGATATCCTTGTGATAGAAAATCCTGAATCGCATATACACCCCAAAGGGCAGACAGAACTTGCTCGTTTAATGGCTTTGGCTGCTAAGAGTGGGGTACAGATATTTTGTGAAACGCATAGCGATCATATTATCTATGGTACAAGAATTGCAATCAAAGAGAGAGAGATTGATAAAGATGAGGTCACTCTCTATTATATTGACAGAGATGATATCGAACATTTCTCTGTAGCACACAAGATTGAAATAGACAAATATGGACGTTTAGATCGCAA
The Prolixibacteraceae bacterium DNA segment above includes these coding regions:
- a CDS encoding DUF3696 domain-containing protein, producing MIKRIKIENFKALQEVDLTTKKLNIFTGLNGMGKSTILQSLLLLRQSFQPPFDTLYLNNHLIELGTFREIFCENPSSNQLSLMLQWEEGSQLSIERTYDTSLESQKSIKGEALDNESLKEHALFAEDTFKYLSAHRMKPSDVYEMNASLIDKRQLGNEGEFAPHYYHLNKNENIGIKALAFDEDDHIFSLEHQLNQWLGVISPKIIVNTESVNGNMIQLTYSYVTAHGNTSSYLPKNAGFGLTYVFSVLVALLTAREGDILVIENPESHIHPKGQTELARLMALAAKSGVQIFCETHSDHIIYGTRIAIKEREIDKDEVTLYYIDRDDIEHFSVAHKIEIDKYGRLDRNARKYFNEFESHLNRLM